The following DNA comes from Flavobacterium sp. N3904.
AAAATAATGGAATAATTAAAATAGGTAAAATAAACTTTTTGAAAATCATTTAGTATTGGTATAAAAGGTTAAAAATGCGAAAGTAGTATAATAATTAATAAAAAAAAATAAAATAAAATTATAAGTAACTTTTAATATATTATCACGTATAACTTACACGAACTTAAAAACATAGACCATGAACATTACCTTTATTTTTATAATCGTCTTCGGATTGATTATTTTTCTTTCCTCTTTTTTTACCGTAAAACAGCAAACAAGTATTATCATTGAACGTTTTGGAAAATTTCTAAGCGTAAGAAATTCTGGATTGCAATTCAAAATTCCTTTGATTGACCGAATTGCAGGACGAGTAAATTTAAGAATACAGCAATTAGATGTTTTAATTGAAACCAAAACAAAAGACAACGTATTCATCAAAATGAAAGTTTCAGTACAATTTAAAGTTATTCAAGATCATGTTTATGAAGCTTTTTATAAATTAGAATATCCACACGATCAAATTACCGCTTATGTATTTGACGTTGTACGTGCCGAAGTTCCAAAGTTAATTTTAGATGATGTTTTCGAAAGAAAAGATGATATAGCAATAGGTGTGAAACGCGAATTGAACGAAGCGATGATGACTTATGGTTATGACATAATCAATACATTGGTTACCGATATTGATCCAGATATTCAAGTAAAAAATGCCATGAACAGAATCAATGCTGCCGATAGAGAAAAAACTGCGGCAATGTTCGAATCTGAAGCACAAAGAATTAGAATTGTAGCCAAAGCCAAAGCAGAAGCAGAAAGCAAAAAACTTCAAGGTCAAGGTATTGCAGACCAACGTAGAGAAATTGCCCGTGGTTTGGTAGAAAGTGTAGAAGTGTTAAATAACGTTGGTATTAATTCGCAAGAAGCTTCTGCATTAATTGTCATTACTCAGCACTATGATACTTTACAGGCTATTGGTGCCGATACAAATTCAAATTTGATATTGTTACCAAACTCTCCTCAAGCAGCAAGTGATATGCTAAACAGTATGGTAACTAGTTTTACCGCTTCTAACATTATTGGAGAACAAATGAAAAAACAACCAAAAAGAATAAAAAAACCAGATACAACAGCTATTGATTATAATCCATCTGATACTTCAAATACAACTGAACCAGCATAAAGAAAAAAGTTTTGTATAACAAAAAAGAGGCTTAATTGCCTCTTTTTCTGTTTATAAAATAACTGATTATATATGGAACTACCGATTTAATAATTGAAAGCAACTGATTAGGAATCGCTTCTTTATAGGGTGCCAAAAAACCATTAATGATATTTTCTGGAGTTATAGAATCCCTTGTCCGTTGTACACTTAAAACTACCTTTTGATAACTGATTTCTTTTTCTAATTTTAAGATTTCCAAATCACGATCAATTTCTGCGTAAGAAGAATATTTTTTAGGCTCCATAATTAATCGTTAAAAAAGATTTCTGAAAATTTCGCTAAAATTGGACCTTCAATTACTTTGTCTTTTATCATAGCAATTAATAACGTAGTTACAAAATAAAACCCTCCAACAATAAGAAAACCTTTAGCATAACTATCATAATAGGAACCAATTGCAAAAGCAGCAGCAATAGAACCAAATAATAAAACCATACTAATACATAATAAAATCAGAGTAAACTTCAAAATCATAGTGGTTGATTTCATGGCAACCTTAAAACCCCATAATTTATAATAGGAAGCCGAGCTCTCAAAATAAGCTTGTACTTGGTCTTGAATATTTTCAGTATTTTCTTTTATTTTATCAAAAGCCATAGATGCTAGATTTTATTTTTGAAATTTAGCGTTTTTTAATTTAAGTTCTGCCAATTTGTTTTCTAAAAATGAAATTACATCTTCAGTTTTATGACTAAGTGTAGAAACTATGTTTTCGTAATTTCCATCGATGTCATCTTTGGCAACTAAAACTTTTCCAATTAATTTTTCAGACACATCATGAAATTTATCCTGAAGATTATGTTTCGCATCATCAAAACCATCTTTTAGTTTTTCACGAGTTTTAGATCCTTTGTCTGGTGCAAACAAAATTCCAATTCCTGCTCCTATAGCAGCACCAACTAAAATAGCTACAATTGTATTTCCCGTATTATTTGACATGACATTTGAGTTTAAAAATTTCTATATATAAATTTACAACTTTATTAACAAGCGTATGTTAACAAGCCGTTAAAGTGTCAAATTATACTCCAAAAATTAAAATAAAGCCCTGTAATTATCTTAAAATCTAAAATGATATAAAGTGATACAAAATATTTAAAATTGCTTTAAAAAAGAGATATAGAAGTTGTTTTTAATTAGTAATATCTATTAAAAAATAAAAAATGATATATAATTTTTATTTAATGCATTTTATAATAAAATATATTTGTAAAAGTAGAAACTGTTAAAAATAAAAAAAAGTAAAACTTGAAAAATTTTTTTTTAAAATAAAATAACAAATAAAAACCTCTAATGAATCAAAATGCAAAAAAAGTAAATAGATATACAATAAATTAAAAGAAGCCTTAAAAATCATTTATGAAGGTGTTTTTTAATAATAAAAATTTATAAATAATATAAAAATAATCATTTTTATATATAATAAAAAAAGCACCTTGTGTAAGGTGCTTTTTATTGATAAAATTTATATTAAGAATTTAAATAGAATTCAAGACTTCTAAAACTTTCTCGTCCTTTTCTAAATTTCTTAAATCAGAAATTTGAGATTCAAAAAGAGAAAAATTGCTTAAATCTGTTTTTATATTTAAAACCACAAAAATACGTACTGATGCTAATTGACTTTTTAAACTCATTGTATATAATTTATATAAAACTTCCTGGTCAATATCTTTAGCAGAAACTTTATCTGAAAAATGCATAAGTAAATTTGCAAACAACAAAGAGTTATTATCATTCTTCACATTCTTCACCACAGTTTGACAAAGCAAACTGAAATTATCAATAGATTTGATATTATCAACAATCGTGTTCAAAAGAATGGAAGTGTTTTTTTCGTCTTTTTCTTTAACATATTTGTTAATCTCTTTTTGGGTGTTCATCAACAAATTGGATTCTTTTTTATCCTTTTCTTCCCAAGCATCTTTAAGACCAACCGTTTTGTTAAACACTAATTTTGAGTCAGTTGAATCTTTATCGACTACAAAATAACCCAAACGTTGAAACTGAAAATGATCTCCAATTGTTGCAGCAGTTAGACTTGGTTCAACAAAACCTTTAACAATTTGTAAAGAAGACTTATTCATGAATTCTAAGAAACTTTTCTCTTTATGACTGTCTGGTGCTTCATCAATAAACAAACGATCATACAAACGAACTTCGGCTTCTACCGCAGTCTTTACAGCAACCCAATGCAAGGTTCCAGCAACTTTTCTTTGACTGGCTTCACTCCCACTTCCGCTTCTGGAATCCTCATCATAAGTAACATGAATCTCAGTAATAATACCGTTTGTATCTTTTATAACTCGTTCTCCTCTAATAATGTAAGCATTTTTTAGACGCACTTCATTACCAATACTCAAACGGAAAAACTTGGCTGGTGCCACTTCAAGAAAATCATCTCTTTCTATATATAATTCACGAGAAAAAGGTACTTTTCTGAAACCTGCCGATTCATCTTCCTGATTATTTTCGGCTTCAAGCCACTCCTCTACTCCCTCTGGATAATTGGTAATCACAACCTTTACGGGATCTAAAACAGCCATAACTCTTGGAGCCGTTTTATTTAAATCTTCACGCAAACAAAAATCCAAAAGTGATACATCGATAATATTCTCCCGTTTGGCAACACCTATAACATCACAAAATTTACGAATAGCAGCAGCGGTGTAACCACGTCTTCTCAATCCCGAAATAGTAGGCATTCTAGGATCATCCCAACCATTTACAATATTTTCCTGTACCAATTGCAAAAGCTTTCGCTTACTCATCACAGTATAATTCAAATTCAGACGGGCAAACTCATATTGACGAGGACGAACTTTATTTACATCATAAATCTGATCCAAAAACCAATCGTATAATTCTCGGTGCAT
Coding sequences within:
- a CDS encoding SPFH domain-containing protein, with product MNITFIFIIVFGLIIFLSSFFTVKQQTSIIIERFGKFLSVRNSGLQFKIPLIDRIAGRVNLRIQQLDVLIETKTKDNVFIKMKVSVQFKVIQDHVYEAFYKLEYPHDQITAYVFDVVRAEVPKLILDDVFERKDDIAIGVKRELNEAMMTYGYDIINTLVTDIDPDIQVKNAMNRINAADREKTAAMFESEAQRIRIVAKAKAEAESKKLQGQGIADQRREIARGLVESVEVLNNVGINSQEASALIVITQHYDTLQAIGADTNSNLILLPNSPQAASDMLNSMVTSFTASNIIGEQMKKQPKRIKKPDTTAIDYNPSDTSNTTEPA
- a CDS encoding DUF6327 family protein, producing the protein MEPKKYSSYAEIDRDLEILKLEKEISYQKVVLSVQRTRDSITPENIINGFLAPYKEAIPNQLLSIIKSVVPYIISYFINRKRGN
- a CDS encoding competence protein produces the protein MAFDKIKENTENIQDQVQAYFESSASYYKLWGFKVAMKSTTMILKFTLILLCISMVLLFGSIAAAFAIGSYYDSYAKGFLIVGGFYFVTTLLIAMIKDKVIEGPILAKFSEIFFND
- a CDS encoding YtxH domain-containing protein; translated protein: MSNNTGNTIVAILVGAAIGAGIGILFAPDKGSKTREKLKDGFDDAKHNLQDKFHDVSEKLIGKVLVAKDDIDGNYENIVSTLSHKTEDVISFLENKLAELKLKNAKFQK
- a CDS encoding glutamine--tRNA ligase/YqeY domain fusion protein; amino-acid sequence: MASEEKSLHFIEQIIEDSLTNGFPQDKLRFRFPPEPNGYLHIGHAKSICLNFGLGLKYNAPVNLRFDDTNPAKEEQEYVDAIKEDLKWLGFNWSEELYSSDYFQQLYEWAVAMIKSGKAYVDSQSSEDMAIQKGTPTQPGVDGPYRNRSIEENLVLFEGMKNGEFPEGSHVLRAKIDMASTNMLMRDPLMYRILHRHHHRTGNDWNIYPMYDYAHGESDYIEQISHSICTLEFVMHRELYDWFLDQIYDVNKVRPRQYEFARLNLNYTVMSKRKLLQLVQENIVNGWDDPRMPTISGLRRRGYTAAAIRKFCDVIGVAKRENIIDVSLLDFCLREDLNKTAPRVMAVLDPVKVVITNYPEGVEEWLEAENNQEDESAGFRKVPFSRELYIERDDFLEVAPAKFFRLSIGNEVRLKNAYIIRGERVIKDTNGIITEIHVTYDEDSRSGSGSEASQRKVAGTLHWVAVKTAVEAEVRLYDRLFIDEAPDSHKEKSFLEFMNKSSLQIVKGFVEPSLTAATIGDHFQFQRLGYFVVDKDSTDSKLVFNKTVGLKDAWEEKDKKESNLLMNTQKEINKYVKEKDEKNTSILLNTIVDNIKSIDNFSLLCQTVVKNVKNDNNSLLFANLLMHFSDKVSAKDIDQEVLYKLYTMSLKSQLASVRIFVVLNIKTDLSNFSLFESQISDLRNLEKDEKVLEVLNSI